In the Malania oleifera isolate guangnan ecotype guangnan chromosome 1, ASM2987363v1, whole genome shotgun sequence genome, one interval contains:
- the LOC131151511 gene encoding uncharacterized protein LOC131151511, translating into MYLHALNCHLHTLGYVYKHRTKYKLRSNQALALPPSSILLQTDENCNYPDANKISGSYTALASSESASSLISQANTVGIIGGVSVDSTLNFLKKLVQWSSNDGKGCLPFVLCSDPLLNKELLMHERSSMSVMRSRKELSQLDHKPVVENLQGKRVFLEGSGARCIVMPCHISHSWHNEVSEGCSVPFLHMGDCVARELKEAKLKPLEAGSALRIGVLATNSALTAGFYQEYLQREGFEVVLPDKATMEHAVIPAIEATNRKDMEGAQNLLRIALQVLLVRAVNNVILASDDIRDILPKDDPLLKKCIDPMDALARSTIKWAHSVEGGT; encoded by the exons ATGTATCTGCACGCGTTAAATTGCCACCTGCATACATTAGGTTATGTATATAAGCATAGAACCAAGTACAAGTTGAGGTCAAATCAAGCTTTAGCTCTGCCGCCATCATCGATTCTCTTGCAAACTGATGAGAATTGTAATTACCCAGACGCAAATAAGATTTCTGGTTCTTACACAGCTTTAGCAAGCAGTGAGTCTGCTAGTTCGTTGATAAGCCAAGCAAACACAGTGGGCATAATTGGGGGTGTATCAGTTGATTCTacattgaattttttaaaaaaactagtTCAATGGAGTTCAAATGATGGAAAAGGATGCCTCCCTTTTGTTCTTTGCTCTGATCCATTGTTAAACAAGGAGCTTCTAATGCACGAGAGAAGTTCGATGTCAGTAATGAGGAGTAGAAAAGAACTGTCCCAATTGGATCATAAGCCAGTTGTTGAGAACTTGCAGGGCAAAAGGGTTTTCCTTGAGGGTTCTGGAGCTCGTTGCATTGTAATGCCTTGTCATATTTCACATTCATGGCATAATGAGGTTTCTGAAGGATGTTCTGTTCCTTTCCTTCATATGGGTGATTGTGTTGCCAGGGAGCTCAAGGAAGCAAAGTTGAAGCCCCTTGAAGCTGGAAGTGCTTTGCGGATTGGGGTTCTTGCCACGAATTCAGCACTAACAGCAGGCTTTTATCAGGAGTATCTACAGAGGGAG GGGTTTGAGGTTGTTCTGCCAGATAAAGCAACCATGGAGCATGCTGTAATTCCTGCAATTGAAGCTACAAACAGAAAAGACATGGAAGGAGCACAGAATCTGTTGAGAATTGCACTCCAAGTACTTCTGGTTAGGGCTGTAAACAATGTCATCCTTGCATCCGATGACATTCGAGATATTTTGCCTAAGGACGATCCCCTTCTCAAGAAATGTATTGACCCAATGGATGCACTGGCCAGATCAACCATCAAGTGGGCGCATTCTGTTGAAGGAGGTACATAA